The nucleotide sequence GACAAAGTGCGTCACATCCTTTATATAGCCCAATTACCGGGTTTCTCTGTGAATCGTATGAGTCTTACAGGTCTTACAGTATTTCTTTAACTCAATGCGATCTGGGTCGTTTCTTCTGTTCTTATTGCTCCGATAGTTTCTGTTTCTGCATTGAGTGCACTCAAGGGTTATGCCAACTCGCACAGCCGCCACCTCCAAATTCTCAAAATACCTTTAGAATTTATCATATTTTAGCTAGGCTGTCAATAATATCTTGTTTCCTGCTACTTCAAAATCTTGGTAACAACT is from Bacillota bacterium and encodes:
- the rpmG gene encoding 50S ribosomal protein L33, translated to MRVGITLECTQCRNRNYRSNKNRRNDPDRIELKKYCKTCKTHTIHRETR